From a region of the Sesamum indicum cultivar Zhongzhi No. 13 linkage group LG3, S_indicum_v1.0, whole genome shotgun sequence genome:
- the LOC105157960 gene encoding uncharacterized protein At5g01610 has product MEKALVKVGSLKAGTFWVSKKAKEEISNISQDLSTFSNTVEEKAKWIFNKLKGKPLKSLPDLLRENNLPPGLFPQNITCYEFDESKSKLIVYLPSPCEVCFKDASVIRYSTRVKATLSRGKLSGIEGMKTKVLVWVKVTSVNVESYKSDKVWFTAGVKKSRSKDAYEMPRDAVRVEEF; this is encoded by the exons atggagaaagcTTTGGTAAAAGTGGGAAGCCTAAAAGCAGGCACGTTTTGGGTTTCCAAGAAAGCCAAAGAAGAGATCTCCAACATCTCACAAGACCTCTCT ACGTTCTCCAACACTGTGGAAGAGAAGGCAAAATGGATTTTCAACAAGCTCAAAG GGAAGCCGCTGAAATCCTTGCCCGATCTCCTCAGAGAAAACAATCTTCCTCCAGGTCTTTTTCCTCAGAACATAACATGTTACGAATTCGATGAGTCAAAGTCCAAGCTCATAGTCTACTTGCCGTCTCCCTGTGAGGTATGCTTCAAGGACGCATCCGTTATAAGGTACTCAACTCGTGTCAAAGCCACGTTGTCAAGGGGAAAGCTCTCTGGAATCGAGGGAATGAAGACCAAGGTCCTGGTGTGGGTCAAAGTCACCAGTGTCAACGTCGAAAGCTACAAGTCTGATAAAGTGTGGTTCACCGCCGGGGTGAAGAAGTCAAGGTCGAAAGACGCATATGAAATGCCTCGTGATGCCGTCCGGGTCGAGGAATTTTGA